In one window of Saprospiraceae bacterium DNA:
- a CDS encoding tyrosine phenol-lyase, with protein MKRIKRDHKSWAEPYKMKMVELLKTTTKAERIKSIRKAGFNTFLLPSEDVYIDLLTDSGTNSMSDRQWSAFMLGDEAYAGSKSYYKLEAAIQKYYGYKYIIPTHQGRGAENILSQIMIKKGQYVPGNMYFTTTRVHQELAGGKFVDVIIDEAHDPESLHPFKGNVDLQKLDELVKKHGPEKIAYITLASNVNMAGGQPFSMENLKALRKYCRKHGISIIHDMTRVAENAYFIQQREKGYQQKTIREIVKEICSYTDGATMSAKKDALVNIGGFLATNDPHVFEEARNLVVVYEGLHTYGGLAGRDMEAMAVGIQESLDDNHQKARIGQVLYLGEKMQGYGIPIVLPIGGHGIFVDAKAFLPHIPQSNFPAQALAAEIYMDSGVRTMERGIVSAGRKANGEQYFPKLELVRFTIPRRVYTQAHMDVVAESAAAVFERRKKVKGLKMVYEPKYLRFFQARFEHL; from the coding sequence ATGAAAAGAATAAAGAGGGACCATAAATCATGGGCCGAACCATATAAAATGAAAATGGTGGAGTTGTTGAAAACCACCACCAAAGCTGAACGAATTAAGTCTATACGAAAAGCGGGTTTCAATACTTTTTTATTGCCCTCAGAGGATGTTTACATTGATCTTCTTACCGATAGCGGGACCAATTCCATGAGCGACCGTCAATGGAGTGCATTCATGCTTGGGGATGAAGCTTATGCCGGAAGTAAAAGTTACTACAAACTGGAAGCAGCTATTCAAAAATACTACGGCTATAAATACATCATACCGACGCACCAGGGACGTGGTGCAGAAAATATTTTATCGCAGATCATGATCAAAAAAGGGCAATATGTCCCTGGCAATATGTATTTCACAACAACCCGCGTCCATCAGGAATTGGCTGGTGGGAAGTTTGTGGATGTGATCATTGATGAAGCACATGATCCTGAAAGTTTGCACCCATTCAAAGGAAATGTGGATCTTCAGAAACTCGATGAGTTGGTAAAAAAACACGGACCTGAAAAGATTGCATACATCACACTGGCCTCTAATGTGAATATGGCCGGAGGTCAGCCATTCAGCATGGAAAATCTGAAAGCCCTCAGAAAATATTGTCGAAAACATGGAATTTCCATTATTCACGACATGACTCGCGTAGCAGAAAATGCATACTTCATTCAACAAAGAGAAAAAGGCTATCAGCAAAAAACGATCCGGGAAATCGTCAAAGAAATTTGTTCATACACGGATGGAGCCACGATGAGTGCAAAAAAAGATGCACTGGTAAATATTGGTGGGTTTTTGGCCACCAACGACCCCCATGTTTTTGAAGAAGCGAGAAACCTCGTTGTGGTATACGAAGGCTTACACACCTATGGTGGTCTCGCCGGTCGCGATATGGAAGCTATGGCAGTAGGAATTCAGGAAAGTCTGGATGATAATCACCAGAAAGCAAGAATCGGTCAAGTGCTGTATTTAGGAGAAAAAATGCAAGGCTATGGAATTCCAATTGTATTACCAATTGGAGGTCATGGGATCTTTGTCGATGCGAAAGCGTTTCTGCCACACATTCCACAGTCCAATTTTCCGGCACAGGCTCTGGCAGCAGAAATTTATATGGACTCCGGCGTGAGAACTATGGAACGAGGTATAGTATCTGCCGGAAGAAAAGCAAACGGTGAACAATATTTCCCAAAACTCGAACTGGTTAGGTTTACCATCCCCAGAAGAGTTTATACCCAGGCCCACATGGATGTCGTTGCCGAATCTGCTGCAGCTGTTTTTGAGAGAAGGAAGAAGGTAAAAGGTCTTAAAATGGTTTACGAACCAAAATATTTGCGTTTTTTTCAGGCAAGATTTGAACATCTATGA
- a CDS encoding tryptophanase — protein MKDPFIKTLAEPFRIKMVEPIKMTSRESRLDLLEKAGYNPFLLNSEDVFIDLLTDSGTGAMSQNQWAGMMIGDESYAGAKSWIKLEQVVRTLTGMPYILPTHQGRAAERILYSLIGGPEKVFLSNTHFDTTRANIEFTGAQAFDLMPENSLNNDLYLPFKGNIDLEKLEQQILFHSPDKIAAVILTVTNNSSGGQPVSMENAMAVRKICDQYQIMMVIDGCRIAENSYFIKHREDGYGEKSYKEIAQQMLQLGDAFIMSAKKDGMVNMGGLLSLKDESLSRKCVNQLIISEGFATYGGLSGRDMEAMAVGLEEVFDPDYLHYRIRSTTYLGEHLRAKGIPVIWPIGGHAVYIDAKKLFPKIPIAEYPGLVLSCELYKIGGIRSVEVGSVMFGKYDDFGMLIPATQELVRLAIPRRVYTQSHIDYVLEVFDHILELTELDRGYEIIYEPPFLRHFTARFKSLS, from the coding sequence ATGAAAGACCCTTTTATAAAAACACTTGCCGAGCCTTTCCGCATTAAAATGGTGGAGCCTATAAAAATGACCTCACGGGAAAGCAGGTTGGATCTTCTTGAAAAAGCTGGTTACAATCCATTCCTGTTAAATTCAGAAGACGTTTTCATCGATCTGCTGACCGATAGCGGTACCGGTGCAATGAGCCAAAATCAGTGGGCCGGAATGATGATTGGCGATGAAAGCTATGCAGGAGCTAAAAGTTGGATCAAACTTGAACAAGTTGTCAGAACGCTCACTGGAATGCCCTATATTCTTCCTACACATCAGGGAAGAGCCGCCGAACGAATACTTTATAGCCTTATTGGTGGTCCTGAAAAAGTATTCTTAAGCAATACCCATTTCGATACCACGCGTGCAAATATCGAATTTACAGGCGCACAGGCGTTTGACCTGATGCCTGAAAATTCTCTGAATAACGATCTGTATTTGCCTTTCAAAGGAAATATTGATCTGGAAAAACTGGAACAACAAATACTATTCCACTCACCGGACAAAATTGCAGCAGTCATTCTCACGGTAACTAATAATTCATCCGGCGGACAACCTGTCAGCATGGAAAATGCAATGGCTGTGAGAAAAATCTGCGATCAGTACCAGATCATGATGGTGATTGACGGTTGCCGGATTGCAGAAAACAGCTATTTTATAAAACATCGGGAAGATGGATATGGCGAAAAGAGCTATAAGGAAATTGCCCAACAAATGTTGCAACTTGGAGATGCCTTCATCATGAGTGCGAAGAAAGATGGAATGGTCAACATGGGTGGATTGCTCAGTCTTAAAGATGAATCGCTTAGCAGAAAATGTGTAAACCAATTGATCATCTCTGAGGGTTTTGCAACTTACGGAGGATTGTCAGGACGCGATATGGAAGCAATGGCTGTGGGTCTTGAAGAAGTTTTTGATCCCGATTATTTACACTATAGAATTCGCAGTACCACTTATTTGGGCGAACACCTGAGAGCAAAAGGAATTCCGGTGATCTGGCCAATTGGAGGACATGCCGTATATATCGATGCTAAAAAACTATTTCCAAAAATTCCTATTGCAGAATATCCCGGTCTGGTGTTATCCTGTGAATTGTACAAGATCGGAGGAATACGGAGTGTGGAAGTGGGTAGTGTGATGTTTGGAAAATACGATGATTTTGGAATGTTAATTCCCGCGACACAGGAATTGGTTCGACTTGCCATTCCGCGAAGAGTTTATACACAAAGTCATATAGATTACGTACTTGAAGTGTTCGATCATATACTTGAATTGACAGAATTGGACCGAGGTTATGAAATCATATATGAACCTCCGTTTCTCAGGCATTTTACTGCAAGATTTAAATCGTTATCGTAA
- a CDS encoding molybdenum cofactor biosynthesis protein MoaE: MEKKYKNIFVEGPISPDFISASISKHSSMTEIGGHSIFLGQVRADVKDGAEVQSIEYSCYKEMALELAHQIREELFLKYPLHCMHIYHSLGHVLAGQICLFVFTSSSHRKEAIMACEELVERIKSELPIWGREILKAGNHRWKENKN; the protein is encoded by the coding sequence ATGGAAAAAAAATATAAAAACATTTTTGTTGAAGGGCCCATTAGTCCTGATTTTATTTCAGCTTCCATCAGCAAACACAGTTCTATGACTGAGATTGGCGGACATAGCATTTTTCTGGGTCAAGTCAGGGCTGATGTAAAAGATGGAGCGGAGGTCCAATCGATTGAATACAGCTGTTATAAAGAAATGGCTCTGGAATTAGCTCATCAGATCCGGGAGGAGCTGTTTTTAAAATATCCCTTACACTGCATGCATATTTATCATAGCCTGGGTCATGTACTCGCAGGTCAAATTTGCTTATTTGTCTTTACTTCCTCTTCCCACCGCAAAGAAGCTATCATGGCTTGTGAAGAGCTTGTAGAGAGGATAAAAAGTGAATTACCAATTTGGGGTCGAGAAATTTTAAAAGCTGGAAATCATAGATGGAAAGAAAACAAAAATTAA
- a CDS encoding HesA/MoeB/ThiF family protein, whose translation MNRFERQEILKGFGPSGQRKLKEARVLVAGAGGLGCPALLYLAAAGVGTIGIADGDLVSLSNLNRQILFGSQDIGAHKAITAAGRIHEKYQDIHFNIHNEYIQPSNAIEIISNYHLVIDGTDNFPTRYMISDACVLLNKPYIFASIFQNEGQFSVLNFKKYSQRNIHIRDLFPIAPDANQIPNCNELGVLGVLPGIMGTLQAAEAIKILSGLGTPFANKLLYYNLADTRFYELELTEHPSAELNRPKTIEEFECTDYITSCAGVETLNWADALSAYKSENNAILIDVRDAKELPSSETLNCLQIPLDHIDQVNSRMLQADTIFLFCQTGVRSYKAATKLKSRYPDKHIYSIHGGIQDSNSPIK comes from the coding sequence ATGAATCGGTTTGAAAGGCAGGAAATACTCAAAGGTTTTGGTCCCTCTGGTCAGAGAAAACTGAAAGAAGCCCGGGTTTTGGTTGCAGGTGCAGGCGGACTTGGCTGTCCTGCTTTGCTTTACCTTGCTGCTGCGGGAGTAGGCACGATTGGAATAGCAGACGGAGATCTGGTAAGTCTGTCTAATCTCAACAGGCAAATCCTTTTTGGAAGTCAGGACATTGGAGCACATAAAGCGATTACAGCTGCAGGCAGAATTCATGAAAAATATCAGGATATCCATTTCAATATCCATAATGAATACATTCAGCCTTCAAATGCTATTGAGATCATTTCGAATTACCATTTAGTGATCGATGGGACAGATAATTTCCCAACGCGATACATGATCAGCGATGCATGTGTTCTCTTAAACAAACCCTATATTTTTGCCTCTATTTTTCAGAATGAAGGACAGTTTTCAGTATTGAATTTCAAAAAGTATTCGCAAAGAAATATCCATATCCGCGATCTGTTTCCAATCGCCCCTGATGCAAACCAAATTCCTAATTGCAACGAACTGGGTGTATTGGGCGTATTACCTGGCATCATGGGAACACTGCAGGCGGCAGAAGCTATAAAAATTTTATCTGGGCTGGGAACTCCATTTGCAAACAAATTGCTCTATTACAATTTAGCGGATACAAGATTTTACGAATTAGAATTAACCGAACATCCATCCGCTGAATTGAACAGACCCAAAACGATTGAAGAATTTGAATGTACCGACTACATCACAAGTTGTGCCGGTGTTGAAACATTGAACTGGGCGGACGCCTTAAGTGCCTATAAGAGTGAAAATAATGCAATTCTGATCGACGTCAGAGATGCAAAAGAACTGCCATCTTCAGAGACCTTAAACTGTTTACAAATTCCACTGGATCATATCGATCAGGTAAATTCCAGAATGTTGCAAGCCGACACTATATTTTTATTTTGCCAGACAGGAGTCAGAAGTTATAAAGCAGCAACAAAATTAAAATCACGATATCCTGACAAACATATTTATTCCATTCATGGAGGCATTCAAGATTCTAATAGTCCAATAAAATAA
- a CDS encoding MoaD/ThiS family protein, which yields MNKLKIKAFGIVAETLGATDMETDPFTDLQSFKAWLESGYPKLKETPYAIAVNRKLAHENIILPESCELALLPPFSGG from the coding sequence ATGAATAAATTAAAGATCAAAGCATTTGGTATTGTTGCTGAAACTCTTGGAGCGACTGACATGGAAACAGATCCGTTTACAGATTTGCAATCATTTAAAGCCTGGCTGGAATCTGGGTATCCCAAACTCAAAGAAACTCCCTATGCTATTGCAGTGAATCGAAAACTGGCACATGAAAATATAATTTTACCAGAAAGCTGTGAACTAGCTTTGTTGCCACCATTTTCTGGCGGTTAA
- a CDS encoding molybdenum cofactor guanylyltransferase translates to MNPSVEFGILAGGKSLRMGSDKGLIPLGSKPMICYLLDTLSSFGFPIHIVTPNEKYQIFGFRVFKDSIADKGPMGGLLTSLQNCRSSHLVLLSCDSPFVSTNAIQKLIKSITGQMISVALIEQRMNPLLAIYPVSVLNRLQECIHEDKLKMTTFIESQPHLTIDMQEFILEDPLEFYNINSPSDVIHCKIKWQ, encoded by the coding sequence GTGAACCCTTCAGTTGAATTTGGAATACTCGCAGGCGGCAAAAGTTTGCGGATGGGAAGTGATAAGGGATTGATCCCCCTGGGGTCTAAACCCATGATCTGTTACTTGCTGGATACCCTCTCTTCTTTTGGATTTCCTATACACATCGTGACTCCAAATGAAAAATATCAAATCTTTGGCTTTCGTGTGTTCAAAGATTCTATTGCAGATAAAGGTCCAATGGGTGGTTTGCTTACTTCACTTCAAAACTGCAGGTCATCACATCTGGTTTTATTAAGCTGCGACAGTCCGTTTGTGAGTACAAATGCCATTCAAAAATTAATTAAAAGCATAACCGGTCAAATGATTAGCGTGGCTCTTATCGAACAAAGGATGAATCCATTACTTGCCATTTATCCTGTCTCCGTCCTGAATCGGTTGCAAGAATGCATTCATGAAGACAAGTTAAAAATGACTACTTTTATCGAATCTCAACCGCACCTTACAATCGATATGCAAGAATTTATTTTGGAAGACCCCTTGGAATTTTACAACATCAATAGTCCTTCAGATGTTATACATTGCAAGATTAAATGGCAATGA
- a CDS encoding molybdopterin molybdotransferase MoeA, whose product MRPLSSENCLLIEAVGKFLAQDVYAEIDVPSFDNSAMDGYAFCYDASLKSYKIVGSIAAGSHLKIALNKGETAQIFTGAPLPEHADTVIAVEQVSASGGVIQFDPDVVFKGMHVRNKASQNSKGDCIAKKGTRVGHGLIALLASCGIKHIEVYRQPVVDCIITGSELQDLGSTLSDDNIYNSNGPAIHAFLLQCGIKIQNTLAAKDEKKILRDILDNSLQKSDLLIITGGVSAGAYDFVPEVLEEIGVIKLFHKVKQKPGKPIYCGIKEHRWIFGLPGNPASVLACLNQYIKPCISGLSGDPHMFNKYVFLPAKNSWKKKSGLSHILKAKIEENQVAILEGQESFNLLPFNQCNAFVVLEEDVDIVEKGDLVKAYFE is encoded by the coding sequence ATGCGGCCTTTATCCTCTGAAAACTGCTTGCTTATTGAGGCGGTTGGAAAATTTCTTGCACAAGATGTATACGCTGAGATCGACGTACCTTCTTTTGATAATTCTGCAATGGATGGGTATGCATTTTGCTATGACGCATCTTTAAAATCGTATAAAATTGTTGGATCCATTGCTGCGGGTTCTCATTTAAAAATCGCACTTAATAAAGGGGAGACCGCTCAAATTTTTACAGGTGCACCATTGCCTGAACATGCAGATACGGTAATTGCCGTAGAACAGGTGTCTGCATCCGGAGGAGTCATTCAATTTGATCCGGATGTAGTTTTCAAAGGAATGCATGTGCGGAACAAAGCATCCCAAAATTCAAAGGGAGATTGTATTGCTAAAAAAGGTACCCGGGTGGGTCATGGCCTTATCGCTTTACTTGCTTCTTGTGGAATAAAACATATAGAAGTTTACAGGCAACCCGTGGTAGACTGTATCATTACCGGAAGTGAACTACAAGACTTGGGATCCACTTTAAGTGATGACAACATATACAATTCTAACGGACCGGCAATACATGCTTTTCTATTGCAATGCGGGATAAAAATCCAGAACACCCTTGCGGCCAAGGATGAAAAAAAAATCCTTAGAGACATACTAGATAATTCACTTCAAAAAAGTGATTTGCTCATCATTACCGGAGGAGTTTCGGCAGGAGCTTATGATTTTGTGCCGGAAGTTCTTGAAGAAATAGGAGTTATCAAACTTTTTCATAAAGTCAAACAAAAACCCGGAAAACCGATTTATTGCGGTATCAAAGAGCATCGCTGGATATTTGGACTCCCTGGAAATCCGGCATCTGTCCTGGCATGTCTGAACCAATATATCAAACCATGCATTTCGGGTCTGAGCGGGGATCCCCATATGTTTAATAAATATGTATTCTTGCCGGCAAAGAACTCCTGGAAAAAAAAATCTGGCTTAAGTCATATTCTCAAAGCTAAAATTGAAGAAAACCAGGTTGCAATCCTGGAAGGACAAGAGTCATTTAATCTCCTTCCATTTAATCAATGTAATGCCTTTGTTGTGCTGGAAGAAGATGTTGATATTGTTGAAAAAGGGGATCTCGTAAAAGCATATTTTGAATAA
- a CDS encoding FkbM family methyltransferase: MLNYIINSIRRKIARRITRQYPTSIREFYIPEIGKFHFANWDNPLVSPKKITENQIRFFGKFLKKGDVAVDIGANIGATTLPMSFVVGKEGAVIAFDPNPFVFKVLAQNVNLNPGLCNIRAFNYAITDSEGEFYYNSSEASFNNGGISSSKTNRHGNYSLDHKVRGVQLSHFLNTLDPGFLPKLKLVKIDTEGYDKEIIKSISEILKVYKPVVISECFGKSEIHDRHEHFKLLHDLGYSLFYFSDFDHEAEIIPIQNMEAMMNWKHFDFYAIPKSGD; this comes from the coding sequence ATGCTTAATTACATCATCAACTCAATCAGACGTAAAATTGCGAGAAGAATAACGAGACAATATCCAACATCCATACGAGAATTTTACATTCCGGAAATTGGAAAATTTCATTTTGCAAATTGGGATAATCCATTAGTAAGTCCGAAAAAAATAACAGAAAATCAAATCAGGTTTTTCGGAAAATTTTTAAAAAAGGGAGATGTAGCTGTTGATATTGGTGCAAACATCGGAGCAACAACCTTGCCCATGTCGTTTGTTGTAGGGAAAGAAGGTGCTGTGATAGCTTTTGACCCCAATCCATTTGTATTTAAGGTGCTGGCACAAAATGTAAATTTAAATCCGGGCCTGTGCAATATCCGGGCATTCAATTATGCAATTACAGATTCGGAGGGTGAATTTTATTACAATTCTTCGGAAGCTTCATTCAACAATGGTGGTATTTCATCTTCGAAAACAAACAGGCATGGCAATTACAGTTTGGATCATAAAGTAAGGGGAGTTCAGCTTAGCCATTTTTTAAATACTTTGGATCCCGGTTTTCTTCCTAAATTGAAGCTGGTTAAGATTGATACGGAAGGATATGATAAAGAAATTATCAAATCCATTTCCGAAATTTTAAAAGTCTATAAACCGGTTGTTATTAGCGAATGTTTTGGAAAGTCGGAAATTCATGACCGCCATGAACATTTTAAGTTGCTGCATGATTTGGGTTATTCGCTTTTTTATTTTTCTGATTTTGATCATGAGGCTGAAATTATACCCATACAGAACATGGAAGCTATGATGAACTGGAAGCATTTTGATTTCTATGCCATTCCAAAATCGGGGGACTGA